The genomic stretch GACGCCGAACGCATCCCGGCGCAGGCCGCGCTGCTGTTCTTCGACCTCGACGAATTCAAGTACATCAACGACACCTTCGGCCATCGCGCCGGCGACGCGGTGCTCAACCGGGTGGCGATCGAGCTGCGCACCCTTGTCCGTGCGGGCGATATCCTGTTCCGCCTCGGTGGTGACGAGTTCGCCGTGCTGATGCCCCATGCCAGCCAGGACGATGCCGAGCACCTGGCCGAGAGGATCGTGCGACGCATCTCGCAGACGCCGATGGCGATGCAGGACCAGACCGTGCGCCTGACCGCCAGCCTCGGCATCGCGCACTACCCCACCCATGCCGGCAACGCGGAAGAACTTGTCGCCCACGCCGATACCGCGATGTACCAGGCCAAGCACACCGGCAAGAACCGGTGGAAGGTCTACCGCATCGACCGCGACACCTCGCGTGAAATGGCCGGGCGGCTGGCCTGGAACGACCGCATCGCACGGGCACTGGAGAACGGCCACCTGCAACTGCATTTCCAGGGCGTCTACCGCGCCGGCAACGGCCACCTCGCCCACCTGGAAGCGCTGCTCCGGATGAAGGACGAAGCCGCGCCGGGCCAGCTGATCATGCCTGGGCAATTCATCGACCAGGCCGAAAAGAGCGGCAAGATCCTGGAGATCGACCGCTGGGTGATCAACGAGGCCATCCGCCTGCTGGCCGCCCATCCGCACCTGCCGGCCATGGCCATCAACATCTCCGGCCGCTCGTTCGACGACCCCGACCTGCCCGCCTACATCACCGCACAGCTGCAGCGGCAGCACGTCTCACCCAAGCGGCTGCTGGTGGAGCTGACCGAAACCTCGGCGGTGTCCGACATGGGCGATGCCGCGCGCTTCATCGCCGCGCTGCGCCGCACCGGCTGCCCGATCTGCCTGGACGATTTCGGCACCGGGTTCGCATCGTTCGCCTACCTCAAGCACCTGCAGGCCGACATCCTCAAGATCGACGGCATGTTCATCCGCGACCTGCCGCTGGAGCGCGACAACCAGGTGTTTGTGCGGGCCATCATCGAGGTCGCGCACGGCATGGGCAAGCAGGCGGTCGCCGAGTTCGTGGAAGACGGCAAGACCCTGCTGATGCTCCGCGAAATGGGCGTGGACATGGTCCAGGGCTACCACCTCGACCGCCCCAAGGCGGACCATCCGGCGTTCCGCCTGCAGGCGTCAGCGCAGCGCCCCTGATCACTCCGGGCGGCTCCCGTTTTATGGCGCCCGGGGGGGCCGCCATCCGCGTCAGGCAACAAAAAACCCCAGCCGCGGACGGCTGGGGTCTGTATTTGGTGGGCCAGGGACGCCGGAACAACGACCGTAACCTGCTGTTTTGCGCGGAATTGCGGGGCTGTAGAAATGTGGATGCCCCCAAGAGTGCCCCCAGAATGCCTAGATGCTGGCGCACAGCTACGGACAGAAAGCCCCCGCCAGCGCTCGGCATGGCGGGGGCTGATACTTGGTCACGATGCCAGGATCTAGGCCAGGGCCTAGCCGCAACGCGGAACAACATCGCCCAAGCTGCTGCGGTTTTTCATGGGGCGGCACTCGCAGCCAATCCGCCACCGGTCGGGAAGAGAACCCACGCGGGCCCGAGCCGGCAACTCCCCGCGTCCTATTGCAATCGCTTGACGTACAACAGCAGCTCCCGATTCCGGGTGCGGATGTTCTGCGCGCTCACGATCTCGAACGCCTCGCCATCGACCAGCACCCGGTGGCGCGCGCTCACGCCGTCACGCCAGCGCATGGTGACCTTGGCGGCGATCTCGCTCTGCGCCTCAGCCGCGGCGATGAACTCGCGGCCCAGCAGCGGCTCGACCTTGGCGAACGCTTCGGCATAGGTGGTCCAGGCGGTCACGGTCTCGCCGTCCGGGCCCCGCGTCGTGGTCAGGCTCTGCAGCTGGATTTTCGTGTTCAGCTCTTGGGCGGTGAATGCCATGTGCGTTCCTCAGACAAAGGCCAGCCCGCGGCTGGCGTAGGGGTCAACAGGGGCGGCTTCGGCTTGCTGCCAGCGGCCGATGGCCATGCACGCGGCGACCACGCCATCGATGCGCTCGGTGCTCTTCGCCTTGCTCGGCTTGAGGTTGCCGGCGGGGTCCATCTCGACGGTCACGTTGGAGACCATCCAGCGCAGCACCGGGTTGCCGTCATGCAGCAGCTCGCGCCCGACGATGCGGCGCTCCAGCTCGCGCGAAGGCCCTGCCATCGATGCGAAGCCCTGCCCGAAGCCGACCAGGGCGAGGCCATCGCCGGCCAGCTGCGTGGTCAGCTGCGTGGCGTTCCATCGATCGAATGCCACCTCTCGCAGCTGGTAGCGCTCGGCCAGCTCGCCGATGTCGCGACGGATGTAGTCGTAGTCGGTCACCGCGCCCGGCGTGGCGGTGATCAGGCCCTGCGCGACCCATTGGTCGTAGGGCACGCGGTCGCGCCGCACGCGCTCGCGGATGGTGTCTTCGGGAATCCAGAAATGCGGCTTCAGGATGAGCTTGTCGCCGACGTGGAAAGCGAGCACGAACGCGGACAGGTCGGTCGTGCTGGCCAAGTCCAGGCCGGCCCAGCACTCGCGCCCCTGCAGCTCTGGCAGCTCGCCGCGGCAGCCGTCCCAGGCATCCATCGCCAGCCAGCGGGAATCCTGCTCAGTCCACTGATTCAGCAGCAGCCGGCGGAAGCTGTTTTCGTAGGCCGGCGTCGCCTGCGCCTTGGCGCATTCCTGCTCGAAGTAGTCGCGTTGCACGGTGATCCCGTAACCGGGATGCGCCTTCGCCCAGGTGGCCGGATCCTTCCAGTCGTCGTCATCGTCTGCAGCGAACAGCACCGGCAGGAAGCTGGGGTCATCGATGATGCCGTCGCGCACCTTACGCGCGTGCTCCCACAGCTCATAGCAGAGCGAATGCCGGTCATAGCCCGCGGTCGTGGTGACCACGGTCAGCGGTTGCCGGCGTGCGCCGGTGCTGGTGACCAGCGTGTCCCACAGCTCGCGCCCAGGCCAGCAATGCAGCTCATCCGCGCCGATGTAGTGGCAATTCAGGCCGTGCTTCGTGTAGGCGTCGGAAGACAGCACGCGGTAGCTGCTGCCCATCTCCGGCAGCGTGATCGCGTTCTTGAACACGTCGGCCCGGCTCAGCAGCTCGGGCTCGGCCTCCACCATCTGGCGGGCGATGTCGAAGCACAGCCGCGCTTGCTCCCGATCGGCCGCGGCGTTGATGACCTGCGCGCCCGGCTCGCCATCGGCGAATGCGGCATACAGCGCCAGGCCGGCGGCGAGCGTGGTCTTGCCCGCCTTCCGTGGCACCGCGATGAAGGCGGTGCGGTAGCGGCGCGTTCCGTCGGCACGCTTCCAGCCGAACAGCGGCCGGACGATCCGGTCGGCCTGCCAGTCGGCCAGGACGAAAGGCTGCCCGCGCCATTCGCCGGTGGTGTGGGTCAGGCACTCGGCGAAGAATGCGACGGCGCGCTCCG from Thermomonas sp. XSG encodes the following:
- a CDS encoding phage head closure protein; the encoded protein is MAFTAQELNTKIQLQSLTTTRGPDGETVTAWTTYAEAFAKVEPLLGREFIAAAEAQSEIAAKVTMRWRDGVSARHRVLVDGEAFEIVSAQNIRTRNRELLLYVKRLQ
- a CDS encoding terminase TerL endonuclease subunit, with translation MAKPDSSPCKRRACGRNANASKKDANASGYWYDEAAAERAVAFFAECLTHTTGEWRGQPFVLADWQADRIVRPLFGWKRADGTRRYRTAFIAVPRKAGKTTLAAGLALYAAFADGEPGAQVINAAADREQARLCFDIARQMVEAEPELLSRADVFKNAITLPEMGSSYRVLSSDAYTKHGLNCHYIGADELHCWPGRELWDTLVTSTGARRQPLTVVTTTAGYDRHSLCYELWEHARKVRDGIIDDPSFLPVLFAADDDDDWKDPATWAKAHPGYGITVQRDYFEQECAKAQATPAYENSFRRLLLNQWTEQDSRWLAMDAWDGCRGELPELQGRECWAGLDLASTTDLSAFVLAFHVGDKLILKPHFWIPEDTIRERVRRDRVPYDQWVAQGLITATPGAVTDYDYIRRDIGELAERYQLREVAFDRWNATQLTTQLAGDGLALVGFGQGFASMAGPSRELERRIVGRELLHDGNPVLRWMVSNVTVEMDPAGNLKPSKAKSTERIDGVVAACMAIGRWQQAEAAPVDPYASRGLAFV